One genomic region from Syntrophales bacterium encodes:
- a CDS encoding N-6 DNA methylase, whose protein sequence is MIKEQERAELHRAIWQIAKTAPKHWDDEPFDAIVSNPPYSIRWEGDSNTLLINDPRFSPAGVLAQKDTREAIDIVKLNAEIKGIVARQNELRTGIDEIVADLEGSR, encoded by the coding sequence ATGATAAAAGAACAAGAACGCGCCGAACTGCATCGCGCTATCTGGCAGATCGCCAAAACCGCTCCGAAGCACTGGGATGATGAGCCCTTCGACGCAATAGTTTCCAATCCTCCGTATTCCATCAGGTGGGAAGGCGACAGCAATACGCTTCTTATCAATGACCCGCGTTTTTCACCCGCAGGAGTATTGGCGCAAAAAGACACCCGCGAGGCAATTGATATTGTAAAGCTCAACGCCGAGATCAAAGGCATTGTTGCCCGGCAGAACGAACTGCGCACGGGGATTGATGAAATAGTGGCGGATTTGGAGGGCAGCCGATAA